The DNA segment ttgatttatatttttgacaaacttattagaatatggtattaattcatatattacatttaatattgatatatttctttttggtaatctttttaaaaatatggtaatagctcatacatcatctataaaataaacatatttatatataacatttcaaattttgaaatattattatttttataactatataatatgtattattaaggctttcaaaaatttctacaatttttttttaaaaatctgatcgtaagatcattagtttttttatatatctacaaattttataaatattgtttaggctaaatttttgataattatacagatttatattattttattagtttatacaaattgatttaatatatatcaaatctatattaaatattagtaagaaaatagtaaaatatataatatttaataaaatttattttaaatataagttatttaaaaaaaaaaatcttaactgcacatggtgcaagaaaacacctagtatacatataattacaaaaaatgatttgttactcatttaaaatacatgtcaaaaaaaattttcatgcattaataaaaatttacatccaaactttaaaaatagtaatcaaattgtgtttttatttttaaaatattatctctagatctattaatcattcaatataaataaaatacgaAAACATGTAACtgaaagtaatattttttaaatacaagaaacttgataaataaataatttaatatttttcaaaatataaatatctgaaatctgactcaaaatatccgaacccgaattaAAAATATCTGAACTCGATCCGAAGTAGAGAAATATCCGAATAGGTTCTGTACTTCTATACATAAATACctgaaaatctgaaatatctaacatgaacccgaatggatatccgaacaCATACCTACGTGATAATACGTTGAATAAAACTGCTATACTACAAAATACGGTTCTCCAGCGAACAACTCATTTATAACCTtcataaaatgttatttttatagaAGCAAAATATATCTTTCTCACTTTACGTATGAGAAAAAGACATGACAGCTAACTAAAATCCTTAATTCTTTTttgataatttgtatttttatgtaCTTTAgtacttttttatttcttttacgTCCAAAGTAGATTTGCCGCTAATATATATTACGAGTCTACGAGACAGTCGTATTCTCAATTAAACAGAATTGCTGAAAATATCTTGATGTCAAATTATGAAAGCCCCAAAAGCTGTTTTCAAAACAATACCCAGAATAAGAAAATTTGACTTGTCTGGATGAATAAGTAAAAAAACGGATAGAATTTAGATCACTAAGCATACGGACAGCTCATAACTTCATATTGAACTTATCTCATACTCTTTACCTGCTGAAGAAAAAAATCTCTTGACTCTTGCaacaaggaaacaaaatatacaTGTACCTTAAGGTCTTGCAGTGTTTCTAATCAGAGTATAGGAGAATCAGATTTATGATACATTTTGAATACAGTTTCTTTGTTAGCTCTTTTAACAAATAGCAGGAAATCTAATTATTATCCGTAGTAATCTTATCATTTGCATCTCCatcttattattataaaatgcCAGCACATATACGACTTTCTAAAATTCAAATCCTAAAATTGCAATCTTCTATTAGTATATATAGTGGTATCAAACTGTTGATAAACTAAACACATACAAACGAGAAAACAAACAAGAGACAAACACAAAGCAAATGAGTTATCATCGGCAAACAAGAGGAAACAGAGCACTCCCCTCTGTTTCCACACTTCTCCTCAGtattctcttcttcatctccaaGCCATCTAACGCCCAATCTTCTTCTCCAGTGTTCGCATGTGACGTCATCACAAACCCTTCTCTAGCCGGTTACGGATTCTGCAACACGGGTTTGAAGGCCGAAGCCAGAGTCACCGATCTTGTCGGAAGATTAACGTTGGTGGAGAAAATCGGGTTTCTTGTGAGCAAATCTACCGGCGTGAGCCGTCTTGGGATTCCAGATTATAACTGGTGGTCGGAGGCACTTCACGGTGTCTCTGATGTCGGAGGTGGTTCTAGTTTTACCGGTCTAGTCCCTGGTGCCACTAGCTTCCCTCAAGTCATACTCACCGCTGCTTCCTTCAACGTATCTCTCTTCCAAGCCATTGGCAAGGTGAAAGAAATGGAAGATTTTGTTTCTTTGGTTACAAGTAATAGACAACAGTCCTTTTCACGCTTCtagtaatatttttctatttatggCATGCATGGTTTAAGGTTGTGTCGACGGAGGCGAGGGCAATGTACAACGTTGGAGCAGCTGGATTAACGTTTTGGTCACCGAATGTAAACATATTCCGTGACCCGAGATGGGGAAGAGGTCAAGAGACCCCTGGCGAGGACCCGACGCTCGTAAGCAAATACGCGGTGGCTTATGTTAAAGGTCTTCAGGGTACTGACGGTGGAGATCCTAACCGTCTAAAAGTTGCCGCTTGCTGTAAACACTACACCGCCTACGATGTTGATAACTGGAAAGACGTCAGTCGTTACACTTTCAACTCCGTGGTAAGAAAACGAGAACATTTGTATCCTTATTGTTATTGGGTCACACCAAATACATTTATATCTTCTTTTGTGTTCGATTAGGTGAACCAACAAGATATGGATGATACATTTCAACCACCGTTTAGGAGCTGTGTGGTTGATGGAAATGTGGCTAGTGTCATGTGTTCTTACAACCAAGTTAACGGTAAACCGACATGCGCTGATCCTGACCTGCTTTCTGGTGTGATTCGCGGTCAATGGAAGTTAAATGGGTAAGATTTTTTTACATGGTTTCAAACTGTGTAGgggtttttttcttctgaatacAACCGCATGAAACATTTGTCTTGGCCCGTAAATGTTAAAGAGCTATTATTATACATAAGTTTCCattctctctaaattgtcaaaaaaaaaaaattattaaggtTAATCTATTTTTTGGGTTAATGTTATTAGGTACATTGTTTCGGATTGTGATTCAGTAGAAGTGATATATGCGAACCAGCACTATACCAAGACTCCAGAAGAAGCTGTTGCCAAATCTATGTTGGCAGGTTTGGATTTGAATTGTGATCATTTCACTGGTCAACACGCAATGGATGCGGTCGATGCCGGTTTGGTAAACGAATCAGATGTTGACACTGCAATTTCAAACAACTTCGCGACTTTGATGCGTTTAGGATTCTTCGATGGTGACCCCAAGAAGCAGCCCTACGGCAATCTTGGTCCTCAGGACGTTTGCACAGCTGAGAACCAAGAACTCGCTAGAGAAGCGGCAAGACAAGGC comes from the Brassica napus cultivar Da-Ae chromosome A7, Da-Ae, whole genome shotgun sequence genome and includes:
- the LOC106357123 gene encoding beta-D-xylosidase 3-like; amino-acid sequence: MSYHRQTRGNRALPSVSTLLLSILFFISKPSNAQSSSPVFACDVITNPSLAGYGFCNTGLKAEARVTDLVGRLTLVEKIGFLVSKSTGVSRLGIPDYNWWSEALHGVSDVGGGSSFTGLVPGATSFPQVILTAASFNVSLFQAIGKVVSTEARAMYNVGAAGLTFWSPNVNIFRDPRWGRGQETPGEDPTLVSKYAVAYVKGLQGTDGGDPNRLKVAACCKHYTAYDVDNWKDVSRYTFNSVVNQQDMDDTFQPPFRSCVVDGNVASVMCSYNQVNGKPTCADPDLLSGVIRGQWKLNGYIVSDCDSVEVIYANQHYTKTPEEAVAKSMLAGLDLNCDHFTGQHAMDAVDAGLVNESDVDTAISNNFATLMRLGFFDGDPKKQPYGNLGPQDVCTAENQELAREAARQGIVLLKNSDGSLPFLPYAIKTVAVIGPNANVTDTMIGNYHGVPCKYTTPLQGLVETVSVTYQKGCPDVACTEADIDSAASLAVLADAVVLVMGTDLSIEREDHDRLDLLLPGKQQQLVTEVANAANGPVVLVIMSGGGLDVTFAKNNPKITSIMWVGFPGQAGGLAIADVIFGRYNPSGRLPMTWYPQSYVENLPMSNMNMRPDNSTGYPGRSYRFYTGETVYSFGDGISYTQFHHWLIRAPGFVSLGLDPSHPCRSSKCLSVDATGTYCGKTVEVQLEVINAGTREGSHTVFLFMTPPAVHRSPVKHLVTFEKLLLGRTEIAVVRFDLDVCKDLSVVDETGKRQIALGEYVLHVGSLKYSLYITI